A stretch of Apis cerana isolate GH-2021 linkage group LG1, AcerK_1.0, whole genome shotgun sequence DNA encodes these proteins:
- the LOC107994981 gene encoding synaptosomal-associated protein 29: protein MASQNYLSDPKNPFFSLEDDIDDETFLKSAPSRSSTRMTYNHYSNSDNEFEQKRQQLFQRKKEIEERTIQSTERSISLLRDSEQIGAATAEELIRQREQLERTEKRLDDINSTLRFSQKHIQGIKSVFGSLKNYLSGKSMDAPIPSTILSESSSSESMASPALSNSLEQVQTNIVNTSSALKLRGIDDVESSNNRLSNNVNKLLEKNLDEMSGSLARLKGLAIGLSEEIDLQNDLIDNITDKAEKTDIMLQKQNKDLTHLLKK, encoded by the exons ATGGCAAGTCAGAATTACTTAAGTGATCCaaaaaatccatttttctctctcgaagaTGACATCGATGATGAAACGTTTCTAAAAAGTGCACCATCGAGATCTTCTACTCGTATGACTTACAATCATTATAGTAATTCTGACAACGAATTCGAACAAAAACGTCAACAATTAtttcaacgaaaaaaagaaatagaagaacgTACAATACAATCAACAGAAAgatctatttctttattaagagATTCTGAACAAATTGGAGCTGCTACTGCAGAG gAACTCATTAGACAGAGAGAACAATtggaaagaacagaaaaaagatTAGATGATATTAATAGTACATTAAGATTTAGTCAGAAACATATCCAAGGAATAAAAAGTGTATTTGGAagtcttaaaaattatctcaGTGGTAAATCAATGGATGCACCAATACCATCAACAATATTATCAGAATCTTCTAGTTCGGAATCTATGGCATCTCCTGCTTTATCTAATTCTTTAGAACAAGTACAGACTAATATAGTTAATACAAGTTCAGCATTAAAATTACGTGGTATAGATGATGTAGAGAGTTCAAATAATCGTTTAAGTAATAATGTGAACAaactattagaaaaaaatttagatgaaaTGAGTGGTTCATTAGCTAGATTGAAAGGTTTAGCAATAGGATTATCAGAAGAAATAGATTTACAAAATGATTTGATTGATAACATAACAGATAAAGCAGAAAAGACAGACATTATGCTtcagaaacaaaataaagatcTTACTCATTtgttgaagaaataa
- the LOC107994986 gene encoding peptidyl-prolyl cis-trans isomerase FKBP4 isoform X2, translated as MAAIDISPNKDGGVMKEIIKEGIGDEIPSPGSNVTVHYTGTLLDGTKFDSSKDRNEPFQFELKKGSVIKAWDIGVATMKKGEVALLTCAPEYAYGKNGSPPKIPPNATLKFEIEMISWKGEDLSPEKNGSIERHQIIQGKDYITPQEGALVNVHLMGMYNGKIFEDRDVQFNLGEGEDCGVIEGIEKALESFKSGEKSKLIIKSKYAFKNVGKPEFDIPPNATVEYIVELKNFEKVEVWSLKNHEQIDLAKMYKEKGTNYFKANKYNLAIKMYKKITSVLEYGEDFEGDLKIERNNLILSAHLNLALCYLKLDNNVEAKDSCNEALKLNPQNEKALFRRGQAYLALASPEIAIKDFQEVLKVEPKNTAAVKQIGVCNNLIKKQLAKEKKLYANMFDKFAQEDKQ; from the exons atggCTGCAATTGATATATCTCCTAATAAGGATGGAGGtgttatgaaagaaataatcaaaGAAGGTATTGGAGATGAAATTCCATCTCCTGGAAGCAATGTAACAGTCCATTATACTGGTACTTTATTGGATGGAACAAAGTTTGATTCAAGCAAAGATCGTAATGAACCATTTCAATTTGAACTTAAGAAAGGATCAGTTATCAAAGCATGGGATATAGGAGTAGCAACTATGAAAAAAGGTGAAGTTGCATTATTGACCTGTGCTCCTGAATATGCATATGGAAAAAATGGTAGTCCACCTAAAATTCCTCCAAATGCAACACTTAAATTTGAA atcgaAATGATTAGTTGGAAAGGAGAAGATTTAAGTCCTGAAAAGAATGGAAGTATTGAGAGGCATCAAATTATACAAGGAAAAGATTATATCACTCCACAAGAAGGAGCTTTAGTAAatg TACATTTAATGGGAATGTACAATGGGAAGATATTTGAAGATAGAGATGTACAATTCAACCtcggagaaggagaagattGTGGTGTCATAGAGGGTATTGAAAAAGCTTTAGAAAGCTTTAAAAGTggagaaaaatcaaaacttataattaaaagcaaatatGCATTTAAGAATGTAGGAAAACCTGAATTTGACATTCCACCAAATGCAACTGTAGAATATATAgtagaattaaaaaactttgaaaaa GTAGAAGTTTGGTCCTTGAAGAATCATGAACAGATTGATTTAGCTAAGATGTACAAAGAGAAAGggacaaattatttcaaagcaAATAAATACAACTTagcaattaaaatgtataaaaaaattacttcagTTTTAGAATATGGAGAAGATTTTGAAGGAGAtcttaaaatagaaagaaataatcttattttatcagCACATTTAAATTTGgcattatgttatttaaaattagataataatgttGAAGCAAAAGATTCATGTAATGAagctttgaaattaaatccacaaaatgaaaaagcaCTTTTTAGAAGAGGACAAGCATATCTTGCATTAGCATCACCtgaaattgcaattaaagATTTTCAAGAGGTTTTAAAAGTAGAACCAAAAAATACAGCAGCTGTAAAACAAATTGGAGTTTGCAATAATCTCATTAAAAAGCAATtagcaaaagagaaaaagctATATGCAAATATGTTTGATAAATTTGCACAAGAGGATAAACAG TAA
- the LOC107994986 gene encoding FK506-binding protein 59 isoform X1, whose amino-acid sequence MAAIDISPNKDGGVMKEIIKEGIGDEIPSPGSNVTVHYTGTLLDGTKFDSSKDRNEPFQFELKKGSVIKAWDIGVATMKKGEVALLTCAPEYAYGKNGSPPKIPPNATLKFEIEMISWKGEDLSPEKNGSIERHQIIQGKDYITPQEGALVNVHLMGMYNGKIFEDRDVQFNLGEGEDCGVIEGIEKALESFKSGEKSKLIIKSKYAFKNVGKPEFDIPPNATVEYIVELKNFEKVEVWSLKNHEQIDLAKMYKEKGTNYFKANKYNLAIKMYKKITSVLEYGEDFEGDLKIERNNLILSAHLNLALCYLKLDNNVEAKDSCNEALKLNPQNEKALFRRGQAYLALASPEIAIKDFQEVLKVEPKNTAAVKQIGVCNNLIKKQLAKEKKLYANMFDKFAQEDKQKEEEKLREQPDVMCGALGEWGQEERPGGRDATAFEKENPNILMLNANGTDEFQNM is encoded by the exons atggCTGCAATTGATATATCTCCTAATAAGGATGGAGGtgttatgaaagaaataatcaaaGAAGGTATTGGAGATGAAATTCCATCTCCTGGAAGCAATGTAACAGTCCATTATACTGGTACTTTATTGGATGGAACAAAGTTTGATTCAAGCAAAGATCGTAATGAACCATTTCAATTTGAACTTAAGAAAGGATCAGTTATCAAAGCATGGGATATAGGAGTAGCAACTATGAAAAAAGGTGAAGTTGCATTATTGACCTGTGCTCCTGAATATGCATATGGAAAAAATGGTAGTCCACCTAAAATTCCTCCAAATGCAACACTTAAATTTGAA atcgaAATGATTAGTTGGAAAGGAGAAGATTTAAGTCCTGAAAAGAATGGAAGTATTGAGAGGCATCAAATTATACAAGGAAAAGATTATATCACTCCACAAGAAGGAGCTTTAGTAAatg TACATTTAATGGGAATGTACAATGGGAAGATATTTGAAGATAGAGATGTACAATTCAACCtcggagaaggagaagattGTGGTGTCATAGAGGGTATTGAAAAAGCTTTAGAAAGCTTTAAAAGTggagaaaaatcaaaacttataattaaaagcaaatatGCATTTAAGAATGTAGGAAAACCTGAATTTGACATTCCACCAAATGCAACTGTAGAATATATAgtagaattaaaaaactttgaaaaa GTAGAAGTTTGGTCCTTGAAGAATCATGAACAGATTGATTTAGCTAAGATGTACAAAGAGAAAGggacaaattatttcaaagcaAATAAATACAACTTagcaattaaaatgtataaaaaaattacttcagTTTTAGAATATGGAGAAGATTTTGAAGGAGAtcttaaaatagaaagaaataatcttattttatcagCACATTTAAATTTGgcattatgttatttaaaattagataataatgttGAAGCAAAAGATTCATGTAATGAagctttgaaattaaatccacaaaatgaaaaagcaCTTTTTAGAAGAGGACAAGCATATCTTGCATTAGCATCACCtgaaattgcaattaaagATTTTCAAGAGGTTTTAAAAGTAGAACCAAAAAATACAGCAGCTGTAAAACAAATTGGAGTTTGCAATAATCTCATTAAAAAGCAATtagcaaaagagaaaaagctATATGCAAATATGTTTGATAAATTTGCACAAGAGGATAAACAG aaggaagaggagaaattGCGAGAACAACCAGATGTGATGTGTGGGGCCTTGGGTGAATGGGGTCAGGAAGAACGACCTGGAGGTAGAGATGCAACTGCCTTTGAAAAGGAGAATCCTAATATACTTATGCTCAATGCTAATGGTACtgatgaatttcaaaatatgtaa
- the LOC107994934 gene encoding GMP reductase 1 produces MPNIINDIKLDFKDVLLRPKRSTLKSRSDVDLFTEITFRNSKQIYNGIPIIASNMDTVGTFEMAKALAKYGLFTTIHKYYSVEEWTNFAAENPKDLKYVAASSGTGKEDFERLSNVLTSVPELSFICLDVANGYSQHFVEYVRKVRAEFPNHTIIAGNVVTGEMVEELILSGADIIKVGIGPGSVCTTRMKTGVGYPQLSAVIECADAAHGLKGHIISDGGCTCPGDIAKAFGAGADFVMAGGMFAGHEECGGDTIEKNGKKYKLFYGMASNTAMNKHAGVAEYRSSEGKTVEVPYKGPVESTVLDILGGLRSACTYTGAERLRELPRRATFIRCTQQLNPMYGPPPEI; encoded by the exons ATgcctaatattataaatgatattaaattagattttaaagatGTTTTATTACGTCCAAAAAGAAGTACGTTAAAAAGTAGATCCGat GTCGATTTATTTACGGAAATCACATTTCGtaattcaaaacaaatttacaATGGAATACCAATAATTGCTTCAAATATGGATACAGTAGGAACATTTGAAATGGCTAAAGCTTTAGCAAag tatggCCTCTTTACtactattcataaatattattcagtaGAAGAATGGACAAATTTTGCTGCTGAAAATCCTAAAGATCTTAAATATGTAGCTGCTAGTTCTGGTACAGGAAAGGAAGACTTTGAACGGTTGTCAAATGTTCTAACATCTGTACcagaattatcttttatctgtTTAGATGTTGCTAATGGTTATTCTCAACATTTTGTTGAATATGTTAGAAAAGTAAGAGCAGAGTTTCCTAATCATACAATTAtt GCAGGAAATGTAGTTACTGGTGAAATGgtagaagaattaatattatctggagcagatataataaaagttggaATTGGTCCTGGATCTGTATGCACTACACGAATGAAAACTGGTGTAGGATATCCACAATTAAGTGCTGTAATTGAATGTGCAGATGCAGCTCATGGTTTAAAAGGACACATTAtttct GATGGTGGTTGTACTTGTCCAGGTGATATAGCAAAAGCTTTTGGTGCTGGAGCAGATTTTGTAATGGCAGGTGGTATGTTTGCTGGTCATGAGGAATGTGGAGGTGAtactatagaaaaaaatggaaaaaaatataagcttTTTTATGGCATGGCTTCAAATACAGCAATGAACAAGCATGCTGGTGTTGCTGAATATAG atcATCAGAAGGCAAAACTGTGGAAGTGCCTTACAAAGGTCCAGTAGAAAGTACTGTATTGGATATATTAGGTGGTTTACGATCAGCATGCACTTATACAGGAGCTGAACGATTACGTGAACTACCACGACGTGCTACTTTTATACGTTGTACACAACAGTTAAATCCAATGTATGGTCCACCACCAGAAATCTGa